A genomic stretch from Xenopus laevis strain J_2021 chromosome 6S, Xenopus_laevis_v10.1, whole genome shotgun sequence includes:
- the LOC108704455 gene encoding probable thiopurine S-methyltransferase — MDTTTGPTQPKTSPEVTQDRVLNENDWRDNWEKRKIGFHEKNIHVFLSEFVEDMVNKRAQIHIFFPLCGKAVDMKWLADMGHSIVGVDVSEMGLKEFFEEQNIPYVEETLPEIPGAKVFKSTSGNISLYCCNMFDLSSSIIGKFGGIWDRGAMVAINSWDRERYAKLILTLMENDCRYLLVTCVYDPKLHPGPPFYISDTARESLLGQSCNVKFLKTIDSFTDEQRDWGLDYYNDNLYLVTLKSSS; from the exons ATGGACACTACCACAGGACCAACACAACCGAAGACAAGTCCAGAAGTAACACAAGACAgagttttaaatgaaaatgactGGAGAGACAACTGGGAGAAGAGGAAGATAGGATTTCATGAAAAGAATATACATGT ATTTCTATCAGAATTTGTAGAAGATATGGTGAACAAAAGAGCACAAATCCACATCTTTTTCCCTCTTTGTGGAAAAGCTGTGGATATGAAATG GCTAGCTGACATGGGACATAGCATTGTTGGAGTTGATGTGTCTGAAATGGGATTAAAGGAGTTCTTTGAAGAACAAAACATTCCTTATGTTGAAGAAACCCTTCCTGAGATTCCTGGTGCCAAGGTGTTTAAG AGCACATCTGGCAATATTTCACTGTACTGCTGCAATATGTTTGACTTATCAAG CTCAATCATTGGAAAGTTTGGTGGAATTTGGGACAGAGGAGCCATGGTTGCTATCAATTCTTGGGACAGGGAACG ATATGCAAAGTTGATATTGACATTAATGGAAAATGACTGCCGATATCTACTGGTTACATGTGTGTATGATCCTAAACTGCATCCAG GGCCTCCGTTTTATATATCCGATACAGCTAGAGAAAGCTTGCTTG GGCAATCGTGTAATGTGAAGTTTTTGAAGACTATTGATTCTTTTACTGACGAGCAGAGAGATTGGGGACTTGATTATTACAATGATAATCTATATCTAGTAACACTAAAATCCAGTTCCTGA